Proteins encoded by one window of Oenanthe melanoleuca isolate GR-GAL-2019-014 chromosome 20, OMel1.0, whole genome shotgun sequence:
- the TGM2 gene encoding protein-glutamine gamma-glutamyltransferase 2 → MAEELVLETWDLHRERNGREHRTADMGCKQLVVRRGQPFTVTLRFSGRGYQQGVDKLSFNVETGPCPSETSGTSFHFAMTDCPEESCWSAVSQQEDGESLSVSLCSPPDARIGRYRMTLEASTDYQGSSYQIGDFVLLFNPWHPEDTVFLRDENERREYVLSQHGLIYQGTCDYIFSIPWNFGQFEDDILAICLNMLDINPKHLRDQNRDCSRRNDPVYIGRVVSAMVNCNDEDRGVLFGRWDNRYDDGMSPMAWIGSVDILRRWNKFGCQPVKYGQCWVFAAVACTVMRCLGIPSRVVTNYNSAHDTNANLTIDRYINEKGEQERQSWDKIWNFHCWVESWMARPDLAAGYDGWQVLDPTPQEKSEGVYCCGPAPVKAIKEGDMLLKYDIPFIFAEVNADVVYWVVQGDGMQKQSIRSSDVGKYISTKSVGRDSREDITHNYKYPEGSEEERAVFEKAEHQKKSIGEEDEGLHLRIKVSEGANKGSDFDVFAVVNNNTDEERVCRVTLCARAASHNGTLGPQCGLTDPIDIDIEPRAEKRVPMRILYEEYRDKLTQDNLIKVVALLNDHQTGDIIVSVRDIYVENPPIKIRILGEPMQNRKLVAEISLVNPLSVPLNGCVFVVEGTGLTEGQLVKELEEPVEPQAEAKFRMDLMPRLSGLQKLMVDFESDQLTGVKGYRNVIIAPQPV, encoded by the exons ATGGCCGAAG agctggtgctggagacGTGGGACCTGCACAGGGAGCGCAATGGGCGGGAGCACCGGACGGCGGACATGGGCTGCAAGCAGCTGGTGGTGCGGCGGGGACAGCCCTTCACCGTCACCCTGCGCTTCTCGGGCCGCGGCTACCAGCAGGGCGTGGACAAACTCTCCTTCAACGTTGAGACGG GGCCGTGCCCCAGTGAGACATCAGGCACCAGCTTCCACTTTGCCATGACTGACTGCCCAGAGGAATCGTGCTGGAGCGCTGTGAGCcagcaggaggatggggagTCCCTTTCTGTCTCGCTCTGCTCCCCACCCGACGCTCGCATCGGCCGCTACCGCATGACCCTGGAGGCCTCCACTGACTACCAGGGCTCCAGCTACCAAATCGGGGACTTCGTGCTGCTCTTCAACCCCTGGCACCCAG AGGACACAGTTTTCCTGCGTGATGAGAATGAGCGACGTGAGTACGTCCTGTCCCAGCACGGGCTTATCTACCAGGGCACCTGTGATTACATCTTCTCCATCCCCTGGAACTTTGGCCAG TTCGAGGATGACATCTTGGCCATCTGCCTCAACATGCTGGACATAAACCCCAAACACCTGAGGGATCAGAACCGGGATTGCTCCCGCCGCAACGACCCCGTGTACATCGGCAGGGTGGTGAGCGCCATG GTGAACTGTAATGACGAGGACCGAGGGGTGCTGTTCGGGCGGTGGGACAACCGCTACGACGATGGGATGAGCCCCATGGCCTGGATTGGGAGTGTGGATATTCTCAGGAGGTGGAACAAGTTTGGATGCCAGCCAGTCAAGTATGGCCAGTGCTGGGTCTTTGCTGCTGTGGCGtgcactg tcATGAGGTGCCTGGGAATCCCCAGCCGGGTGGTGACCAACTACAACTCAGCCCACGACACAAACGCCAACCTGACCATTGACCGCTATATCAACGAGAAGGGGGAGCAAGAGAGGCAGTCCTGGGACAAGATctg GAACTTCCACTGCTGGGTGGAGTCGTGGATGGCCCGTCCAGACCTGGCAGCTGGCTATGATGGGTGGCAGGTGCTGGACCCGACCCCTCAGGAGAAGAGTGAAG GAGTTTACTGCTGCGGGCCAGCCCCCGTGAAAGCCATCAAAGAGGGTGACATGCTGCTCAAGTACGACATCCCCTTCATCTTCGCCGAGGTGAACGCCGACGTGGTGTACTGGGTGGTGCAGGGCGACGGGATGCAGAAGCAGAGCATCCGATCCTCAGACGTGGGGAAGTACATCAGCACCAAGAGCGTAGGCAGGGACAGCCGGGAGGACATCACCCACAACTACAAATACCCAGAGG GGTCTGAGGAGGAGCGGGCGGTGTTTGAGAAGGCAGAGCATCAGAAGAAATCCATCggggaggaggatgaggggCTGCACCTCAGGATCAAGGTGTCAGAAGGTGCAAACAAAGGCAGCGACTTCGATGTCTTTGCTGTTGTCAACAACAACACGGACGAGGAGCGTGTCTGCAGGGTGACACTGTGTGCCCGTGCTGCCAGCCACAACGGCACCCTCGGGCCCCAGTGCGGCCTCACTGACCCCATTGACATCGACATCGAGCCCAGGGCAG AGAAGAGGGTGCCCATGCGCATCCTGTACGAAGAGTACAGGGACAAACTGACCCAGGACAACCTCATCAAGGTGGTGGCTCTCCTGAACGATCACCAGACTGGCGACATCATCGTATCTGTCAGGGACATTTATGTTGAGAATCCACCGATCAAGATCAGG ATTTTAGGAGAGCCAATGCAGAATCGGAAGCTGGTGGCAGAGATCAGCCTGGTGAACCCCCTGTCAGTGCCCCTGAACGGCTGCGTGTTCGTGGTGGAGGGCACCGGCCTCACCGAGGGGCAGTTGGTCAAGGAGCT TGAGGAGCCAGTGGAGCCACAGGCAGAGGCCAAATTCCGGATGGATCTGATGCCACGGCTGTCGGGGCTGCAGAAGCTGATGGTGGACTTTGAGAGTGACCAGCTGACGGGGGTCAAGGGCTACCGCAACGTCATCATCGCCCCCCAGCCCGTgtga